One segment of Anatilimnocola aggregata DNA contains the following:
- a CDS encoding DoxX family protein — MVAAIVALRVGVGLHFYLEGTAKLRDKKPFTGGFFANAKGPLAPLYRNMVWDIDGKFRLDGQATLAYWKTYGKQVARHFHFDEKQAKAADKVVEDFTKRFKWYFGSKREEISEYLDQLERRDANRNDLARKGLTSMQAHDARIDADRNQLRGPLLADIDKIWKDLENDLNAIATEQQLVRHGRMPIGKLGRQPLDSEFMDWFMPYFDTVVGFLLIVGLFTRPVAVVAGLFLASVCASQWPGSSGAAPIYYQFVEMLALFVLAAMGAGQFLGLDYVVGGIWRQYRRTRPAAAKTVPVPSGSVKQGAKA; from the coding sequence GTGGTCGCGGCTATTGTGGCCCTACGCGTGGGCGTGGGTCTGCATTTCTACTTGGAAGGGACTGCCAAACTGCGGGATAAAAAGCCGTTTACGGGCGGCTTCTTTGCCAATGCCAAGGGCCCGCTGGCTCCCCTGTATCGCAACATGGTCTGGGACATCGACGGCAAGTTTCGTCTCGATGGTCAGGCAACCCTCGCGTATTGGAAAACGTACGGTAAGCAGGTTGCCAGACATTTTCATTTCGACGAGAAGCAAGCCAAGGCCGCCGATAAGGTTGTGGAAGACTTCACCAAGCGGTTCAAGTGGTACTTTGGCTCCAAGCGAGAGGAAATCAGCGAGTACCTGGACCAATTGGAGCGGCGCGACGCGAACCGCAATGATTTGGCACGCAAAGGGCTAACATCAATGCAAGCGCACGATGCCCGCATCGATGCCGATCGCAATCAACTCCGCGGGCCGCTGCTTGCGGATATCGACAAGATCTGGAAAGACCTGGAGAACGACCTGAACGCCATTGCCACCGAGCAACAATTAGTCAGGCACGGACGAATGCCCATTGGCAAGCTCGGGCGTCAACCGCTCGATTCCGAGTTCATGGATTGGTTCATGCCGTACTTCGATACCGTCGTGGGGTTTTTATTGATCGTCGGCTTGTTCACCCGCCCAGTTGCAGTTGTGGCTGGGTTGTTTCTGGCCAGCGTGTGTGCGTCGCAATGGCCGGGTTCCAGTGGCGCGGCCCCGATTTATTATCAGTTTGTCGAGATGCTCGCCCTGTTCGTGCTGGCCGCGATGGGTGCGGGACAATTTTTAGGTTTAGATTATGTGGTAGGTGGCATCTGGCGACAGTATCGCCGGACGCGACCAGCGGCAGCCAAAACAGTTCCGGTTCCTAGTGGATCGGTGAAACAAGGAGCGAAAGCATGA
- a CDS encoding HEPN domain-containing protein — MATQKTKSLERHKAAVQGAFDFAVTICYSIPQLSQHLAEVESGKTALQQPHYFAPQNSTVFLKDNVVEFENRLSTYLLLSIFSFFESYIKSVVTEMLEFHGGADAFLALAEKRDRTLTGVSETADVLEAKKKLRKDVSSKYAKYQKYSKVLRAHGYRFPSERLSSYGARMLISELKKLKAAGIPDLLEHGLSVRITSMEKTKFNDIKKCRNNAAHGTPTAIDLSYIRDANEFFRDWSFRIDSHLIEHFFVVGKYAY; from the coding sequence ATGGCAACACAAAAGACCAAATCACTCGAACGTCACAAAGCAGCGGTCCAGGGAGCATTTGATTTTGCTGTTACGATTTGCTATTCCATCCCTCAACTAAGTCAGCACTTGGCCGAAGTCGAAAGTGGCAAGACTGCGTTGCAGCAGCCACACTACTTCGCGCCACAAAACAGTACAGTTTTCCTCAAGGACAACGTGGTCGAGTTTGAAAACCGGCTGTCGACGTATTTGCTGCTGAGCATATTCAGCTTTTTTGAAAGCTACATAAAGTCTGTTGTAACAGAGATGCTCGAGTTTCATGGTGGTGCCGACGCATTTTTGGCACTTGCGGAAAAACGCGATAGAACGCTAACTGGCGTTTCAGAAACGGCTGATGTTTTGGAAGCAAAGAAGAAGCTCAGAAAGGACGTGAGTTCAAAGTACGCAAAATATCAAAAGTACTCGAAAGTACTTCGAGCTCACGGTTATCGGTTTCCGTCGGAACGTCTCTCGTCGTATGGTGCTCGCATGTTAATCAGTGAACTTAAGAAGCTAAAGGCCGCAGGAATTCCTGACCTTCTTGAGCACGGCCTTTCAGTTCGCATAACTTCTATGGAGAAAACCAAATTTAACGACATCAAGAAATGTCGCAACAACGCGGCCCACGGCACGCCAACAGCAATTGATTTGTCCTACATACGCGATGCAAATGAGTTCTTTCGAGATTGGTCATTTCGCATAGACAGTCACCTGATCGAACACTTTTTTGTGGTTGGGAAGTACGCGTATTGA
- a CDS encoding glycoside hydrolase family 17 protein: MNRLHVRIASFLLTLLTAATSFAQHRTDNSYPFFSYLTSKETPGKMICYTPAELDPRVEANQGKLLTSSIRADLTALRPAFDGLVLYGYHEACTPRIVAVARELKYRGLLLAIWNPKSTAEVDGVAALAKQYDGIFNMGVLVGNEGITFKRYELEDLAIAEARLRRALPQNIPVSTSEPLHGYSIDTILKFGDFLCPNIHPVFDRKDLPADKAAQWTREEAAKIAKKTGKPVIVKETGFPHAGGPLYSPTSQSDFWHHYTQAGRIAEAGESWACHAVGFEAFDLPWKAVESKLEIEKSWGLLGPDRKPHAAFRVWKELDE; the protein is encoded by the coding sequence ATGAATCGTTTGCACGTTCGAATTGCTTCCTTTCTGCTCACGCTGTTGACGGCGGCAACGTCCTTCGCTCAGCATCGGACCGATAACTCGTACCCGTTCTTTTCGTACCTGACGAGTAAAGAAACTCCCGGCAAGATGATTTGCTACACGCCCGCGGAACTCGACCCGCGCGTGGAAGCCAATCAAGGCAAGTTGCTGACCAGTTCGATTCGCGCTGACCTGACGGCACTTCGTCCTGCGTTCGACGGACTCGTGTTGTATGGCTATCACGAAGCTTGCACGCCGCGGATTGTGGCGGTTGCGCGCGAGCTGAAGTATCGCGGGCTGCTGCTCGCGATCTGGAATCCGAAATCGACCGCTGAGGTCGATGGCGTCGCGGCGCTGGCCAAGCAGTACGACGGCATCTTCAACATGGGCGTGCTGGTCGGCAATGAAGGGATCACCTTCAAGCGTTACGAATTGGAAGATCTCGCCATCGCGGAAGCACGCCTGCGTCGCGCGCTGCCGCAGAACATTCCCGTCAGCACGAGCGAGCCATTGCACGGCTACTCAATCGACACGATTCTCAAGTTCGGCGATTTTCTCTGCCCGAACATTCACCCGGTCTTTGACCGCAAAGACTTGCCGGCCGACAAGGCAGCGCAGTGGACTCGCGAAGAAGCTGCCAAGATCGCCAAGAAGACCGGTAAGCCCGTGATTGTCAAAGAGACCGGCTTTCCGCACGCGGGGGGCCCGCTCTACTCGCCCACTTCGCAAAGCGACTTCTGGCATCACTACACCCAGGCCGGCCGCATCGCCGAAGCGGGCGAATCATGGGCCTGCCACGCCGTTGGCTTCGAAGCCTTCGATCTTCCCTGGAAGGCGGTCGAGTCCAAACTCGAAATCGAAAAGTCCTGGGGCCTGCTAGGACCTGATCGTAAGCCGCACGCTGCGTTTCGCGTGTGGAAAGAATTGGATGAGTAG